A region from the Etheostoma spectabile isolate EspeVRDwgs_2016 chromosome 9, UIUC_Espe_1.0, whole genome shotgun sequence genome encodes:
- the ttc4 gene encoding tetratricopeptide repeat protein 4, protein MASSEVQHDSDDGMDEFMDKFKTQRYKRGFSENNWEEEFNKVPMFMKTAPEEIDPQTYPDLACLQAIIHDEDRPPEEQAKTLKDEGNEFFKEKNYEKAILSYTAGLKKKCGDQDLNTVLLTNRAAAHFHLGNMRSALNDAAAAKKIKPDHLKALIRGAQSCIELRNFAEAVQWCDEGLKVHPTDKKLQELRAAADKQKRAAERDARKNKIKEKKLHGEKEALLAAIKDRGIKLLQSAKPRRRGSDSEDDGSSAATSPLSLDGLSSQEVTGAQVFLDEQGSLHWPVLFLYPEHRQTDFISAFCENNCFMDHLAVMFGEELPPWDEDRKYHSQNLQLYFEDEEKETFYQVNPEMSLLKVLQHKRFFVKAGTPSFIVLVKGSSFRKQFLTEKKIQGL, encoded by the exons ATGGCGTCCTCTGAGGTGCAACATGACAGCGACGATGGCATGGACGAGTTCATGGACAAATTCAAGACCCAGAGATATAAAAGGGGCTTCAGTGAAAACAACTGGGAGGAG GAGTTTAATAAAGTACCTATGTTCATGAAGACAGCCCCTGAAGAGATTGACCCACAGACATACCCAGACCTAGCTTGTCTCCAGGCCATTATCCATGATGAAGATAGACCCCCAGAAG AGCAAGCAAAGACCCTGAAAGATGAAGGCAATGAGTTTTTCAAAGAGAAAAACTACGAGAAGGCCATACTGTCCTACACAGCAGGGTTGAAGAAGAAATGTGGAGACCAGGACCTCAACACGGTCCTCCTCACCAACCGAGCAGCAGCGCACTTCCACCTGG GTAACATGCGCTCTGCCTTGAACGATGCTGCAGCTGCAAAGAAGATTAAGCCAGACCACCTTAAAGCCTTGATTAGAG gaGCTCAGAGCTGTATAGAGTTGCGTAACTTTGCAGAGGCTGTCCAGTGGTGTGATGAGGGACTCAAGGTCCATCCCACGGACAAGAAGCTGCAGGAGCTGAGAGCAGCAGCAGATAAACAAAAG agagcagcagagagagatgCCAGAAAGAAcaagattaaagaaaaaaagctgcatGGCGAGAAGGAAGCTCTTCTGGCCGCTATAAAG GATCGAGGCATCAAGCTCCTCCAGTCGGCGAAGCCTCGTCGGCGCGGTTCGGACAGTGAGGACGACGGCTCCTCAGCAGCGACATCACCGCTGAGCCTGGATGGCCTCAGCTCTCAGGAGGTCACGGGGGCTCAGGTCTTCCTGGATGAGCAGGGCTCTCTGCACTGGCCTGTTCTCTTCCTCTATCCTGAACACCGGCAGACTGATTTCATCTCTGCTTTCTGCGAAAACAACTG TTTCATGGATCATCTGGCGGTCATGTTTGGAGAAGAACTCCCACCTTGGGACGAGGACAGAAAGTACCACTCACAAAATTTGCAG CTGTACTTTGAAGATGAGGAGAAGGAGACGTTCTATCAAGTAAACCCAGAGATGTCtcttttaaaagtgttgcaacaTAAAAG GTTTTTTGTCAAGGCAGGCACTCCCAGCTTCATTGTTCTGGTGAAGGGTTCGTCATTCAGGAAGCAGTTTTTAACAGAGAAGAAAATACAAGGATTGTAA
- the pars2 gene encoding putative proline--tRNA ligase, mitochondrial, producing MEPIRNLIWQRVSQRLHRTSVLPRRNHSGCAEHATVAASTNSRRIKPTLLVSRLYQPSNLRDVGQDSRLQGEMTCKSQRLMQQAGLIHPANPGCYYYLPATVRSMEKLVRVIDQEMQGIGGQKLDMPSLCSADLWKTSERWDLMGKELFRLKDRHGADYCLGPTHEEAVTTLVAHQTTLSYRQLPLLLYQITRKFRDEPKPKFGLLRGREFYMKDMYSFDVSEEAAYETYESVCQAYTRLFVRLGLHCVQVQADTGNIGGKLSHEFQLPADIGEDRLLVCGNCSFSANVETMSSDRTVCPQCKTGTLVESKGIEVGHTFYLGKKYSDIFNATFSNAQNKPSIAEMGCYGLGVTRILAAAIEVLSTEEGIRWPGLLAPYQACVLPPKKGSKVDEAAVLAEELVHTLGETMPRLRGEVVLDDRTQMTIGKRLKDASRLGYPYVIVVGQGALEETPRFEVICQQTGETMFLSKDGLLDLLGRVETV from the exons ATGGAGCCCATAAGGAATCTGATCTGGCAGAGAGTCTCCCAGCGGCTCCACAGAACCTCAGTACTTCCACGGAGGAACCATTCAGGTTGTGCTGAGCATGCCACTGTTGCTGCCTCCACCAACTCCAGACGAATCAAGCCCACACTCCTGGTGTCCCGCCTCTACCAGCCTTCAAACCTGCGTGACGTGGGGCAGGACAGCCGGCTGCAGGGAGAGATGACTTGTAAGAGTCAGAGGCTCATGCAGCAGGCTGGGCTCATCCATCCGGCCAACCCCGGTTGTTACTACTATCTACCTGCCACCGTCCGCTCCATGGAGAAGCTG GTGAGAGTAATTGACCAAGAAATGCAGGGGATCGGTGGGCAGAAGCTGGACATGCCCAGTTTGTGCTCGGCTGATCTCTGGAAAACCAGTGAGCGCTGGGACTTGATGGGAAAGGAGCTGTTCCGATTGAAAGACCGCCACGGAGCCGACTACTGTTTGGGTCCCACGCATGAAGAGGCAGTGACGACTCTGGTCGCTCACCAGACGACTCTCTCCTACAGACAGCTGCCTCTGCTCCTTTATCAG atcACCCGCAAATTCCGAGATGAACCAAAGCCGAAGTTTGGTCTGCTTCGAGGGAGGGAGTTCTACATGAAGGACATGTACTCATTTGACGTGAGTGAAGAAGCAGCTTACGAGACCTATGAATCTGTGTGCCAGGCATACACCAGGCTCTTCGTCCGACTGGGTCTGCATTGTGTTCAGGTGCAGGCGGACACGGGCAACATCGGCGGTAAACTCTCCCACGAGTTCCAGTTGCCAGCGGATATCGGTGAGGACCGGCTTCTGGTCTGTGGGAACTGCTCCTTCTCTGCTAATGTAGAAACCATGTCATCAGACAGAACTGTCTGCCCACAATGCAAAACTGGCACACTGGTGGAGTCAAAGGGTATAGAGGTCGGCCACACCTTCTACCTGGGTAAAAAGTACTCTGATATATTCAATGCCACTTTCAGCAACGCCCAGAACAAACCTAGTATTGCGGAGATGGGCTGTTATGGTCTTGGGGTAACCCGTATTCTTGCTGCAGCCATTGAGGTGTTGTCGACAGAAGAGGGGATCCGCTGGCCAGGCCTCCTCGCGCCTTACCAGGCGTGTGTTTTACCACCGAAGAAGGGCAGTAAGGTGGACGAGGCGGCAGTGTTAGCTGAGGAGCTGGTTCACACTTTGGGTGAGACCATGCCGCGTTTGAGAGGGGAAGTTGTTCTTGATGACCGTACACAGATGACCATTGGGAAGAGGCTGAAGGATGCCAGCAGACTGGGCTACCCGTATGTTATTGTAGTAGGACAGGGAGCTCTTGAGGAAACCCCCAGATTTGAGGTGATCTGTCAGCAGACAGGTGAGACAATGTTTCTCAGTAAAGATGGACTGTTAGATCTTCTTGGAAGAGTGGAAACTGTATGA